The proteins below come from a single Oryzias latipes chromosome 14, ASM223467v1 genomic window:
- the LOC111948659 gene encoding uncharacterized protein LOC111948659 isoform X3: MFIGPLEVTSCHIYYHNAQHLDLEIREIITVNQWKKMEEVCDSSAAASSTVQNQPQDQEHPWPYLREFFSLSGVNKDSFKMKCVLCLPLNKEISAFKSSPSNLRKHIERMHPNYLKNYSKLTAQKRKIGTSTHASSSKQLKVDSVFPVKHVSPVTVNKAILRYIIQGLHPFSTVDLPSFKELISTLQPGISVITRPTLRSKIAEAALIMKQKVTAAMSEVEWIATTTDCWTARRKSFIGVTAHWINPGSLERHSAALACKRLMGSHTFEVLASAMNDIHSEYEIRDKVVCTTTDSGSNFMKAFRVFGVENNDIETEARRCESDDTDSEGCGEGSDGVEFQDASRVLDQDDGFEFQLPKHQKCACHLLNLVSSVDAQKALSNEHYKKLYRSVFGKCQALWNKSSRSALAAEAVESESRLQLLRPNQTRWNSTFMAVDRILQICKEAGEGALRNICTSLEVPMFNPAEMLFLTEWANTMRPVAKVLDILQAETNTQLGWLLPSVHQLSLKLQRLHHSLRHGLHQSASGAFGPQEGIGQQFI; encoded by the exons ATGTTCATTGGTCCTTTGGAAGTGACGTCATGTCACATCTATTACCACAATGCACAGCACCTTGACCTGGAAATTAGGGAAATTATAACAGTCAATCAGTGGAAGAAAATGGAGGAAGTATGTGATTCATCAGCAGCTGCGAGCAGCACAGTCCAAAATCAGCCACAGGATCAAGAGCACCCGTGGCCGTATCTTCGCGAATTCTTTTCTTTAAGTGGTGTAAATAAAGATTCattcaagatgaaatgtgtcCTCTGTCTCCCgcttaataaagaaatatcgGCCTTCAAAAGTTCGCCATCAAACCTAAGGAAGCATATTGAG agaATGCACCCAAATTACCTCAAAAACTACTCTAAATTGACAGCACAGAAGAGAAAGATCGGGACCTCCACCCATGCTTCCAGCAGTAAGCAACTGAAAGTTGACTCAGTTTTCCCAGTCAAACATGTGTCTCCAGTCACTGTGAACAAAGCTATATTAAGGTACATCATTCAAGGACTTCATCCTTTCAGCACTGTTGATCTGCCATCATTTAAAGAGCTGATTAGTACACTGCAGCCTGGCATTTCTGTCATTACAAGGCCTACTTTACGCTCCAAGATAGCTGAAGCTGCTCTGATCATGAAACAGAAAGTGACTGCTGCCATGAGTGAAGTTGAATGGATTGCAACCACAACGGATTGTTGGACTGCACGTAGAAAGTCATTCATTGGTGTAACTGCTCACTGGATCAACCCTGGAAGTCTTGAAAGACATTCCGCTGCACTTGCCTGCAAAAGATTAATGGGCTCTCATACTTTTGAGGTACTGGCCAGTGCCATGAATGATATCCACTCAGAGTATGAAATACGTGACAAGGTTGTTTGCACAACCACAGACAGTGGTTCCAACTTTatgaaggctttcagagtttTTGGTGTGGAAAACAATGATATCGAGACTGAGGCAAGAAGGTGTGAAAGTGATGACACTGATTCTGAAGGCTGTGGTGAGGGAAGTGATGGTGTGGAATTCCAAGATGCCTCACGAGTCCTGGACCAAGACGATGGCTTCGAATTCCAGCTACCAAAACATCAAAAGTGTGCCTGTCACTTACTTAACCTAGTCTCAAgcgttgatgcccaaaaagctCTCTCAAATGAACACTACAAGAAACTCTACAGATCTGTCTTTGGCAAATGCCAAGCTTTATGGAATAAAAGCAGCCGATCGGCTCTAGCAGCTGAAGCTGTTGAATCAGAAAGCCGGCTTCAGCTTTTAAGGCCAAACCAAACGCGGTGGAATTCAACTTTTATGGCTGTTGACAGAATTCTTCAAATTTGCAAAGAAGCAGGAGAAGGCGCACTTCGGAATATATGCACCTCTCTTGAGGTTCCAAT GTTTAATCCAGCAGAAATGCTGTTCTTGACAGAGTGGGCCAACACAATGCGTCCAGTTGCAAAAGTACTCGACATCTTGCAAGCGGAAACGAATACACAGCTGGGGTGGCTGCTGCCTAGTGTCCATCAGTTAAGCTTGAAACTTCAGCGACTCCACCATTCTCTCAG